GCACTGGCTCCGCGAGGACGTCGACGGCGTCATCTACGTCCTCGACTCGACCCAGGACCCGTTCACCCAGGTGAACACGATGCTCATCGGCATCATCGAGAGTCAGAACCTGCCCGTGTTGATCTTCGCGAACAAGATCGACCTCGACGATTCGAACGTTCAGCGCATCGCGAACGCCTACCCACAGCACGAGACGGTGCCGCTATCGGCACTCGAGGGGGACAACATGGACGAAGTGTACGAGAAGATCGCGGAGTACTTCGGGTGAGCCACGATGGTTGAAGCAACCCCCGAACCGGACTCGCCTGACGGCGTCCAGATCGACCTCATCAGCGGTGCCCGCATGGAGAAACTCCGCTCGATGGAGAAGATCCGGCTCATCCTCGACGGCGTCCGCGAGGGCAACATCGTCATCCTCGAAGAGGGGCTCTCGCCCGACGAGGAGTCGAAGCTCATCGAGGTGACGATGACCGAGATCAGCCCCGACGAGTTCAACGGCATCGAAATCGAGACCTACCCCACCACCGGTAGTGGCGGCGGCGGCCTCTTCGGGAAGCTCATCGGCCGAGACTCGCCGAAGAAGCTCACCGTCATCGGGCCGGCCAACCAGATCAAGACGCTCCACAAGGACGAGGACTTCATCAGCGCGCTCGTCTCACGGAAGTAGCCCGATGCCCCACCAGTGTACCACCTGCGGGCGGACGTTCGCCGACGGCTCGAAGGAGATGCTCTCTGGCTGCCCCGACTGTGGTGGTAACAAGTTCCAGTTCAAGCCCTCGTCGTCCCGAGCCTCACGGGCGTCCGAGCAGACGGCGGACGACCCCGCCGCGTCCGACGCCGGCTCTCGGTCGACGAACCGCGCCGACCGCCCGACGACGGGCGCTGGTGACGGACCGACCGACACGTCACCCCCATCCGACTCGTCGCCACCCGACCCGTCGTCATCGTCGTCGGCGGAGACCGAACCGAGCCGAGCCGCGTCGCCGCAGTCGTCACAGTCGACGGCATCTCCGACGCCCGCGACGTCGCAGTCACCAACCGACGACGACCCCGACGGCGACTCCGACGACGACACCGACACGGAGGTCGACCACCGAACTGACGAGGTCAGACCTCCGGCAGAGGACCACGCGCAGGCGAGCGCGCGAACGGACATGGTCAGTCCAGACGAACTCGCCGACGCCGCCTCGGAGTCTCGGCCGGCCCCCGAGAAGGTCGACGGGCGCGTCATCGAACCAGAGAGCGAGGACCGGCCCGGGCTCGACGAGCTCCGCGAGGAACTCAACAGCCAGTTCGAGAGCATCAAGATCGTCAGCCCCGGGAAGTACGAACTCAACCTCATGGAACTGTACGACAGACAGGAGTACATCATCTCCCTCCAGGAGGACGGCCGATACGTCATCGAGGTACCGGGCTCTTGGGGCGACCGCGACGAGGACTGACGCCCTCTCGAACGCTGTCGACGTCGGGTGAACGGAGCACAACCCCTTTGCTTCGACTGGAACCTCGCGGACGCCGACGCTGTCGTCGTCCCGACGCCGTTCTCTCGCTCGACCGCGCTCTCGAACCACGAAACGCTCCTCGTCGTGCGTCCGCGCTCCACCGGAAACGGGGGCCTCCCGGGTCGTGATCGCGTGGCGTGGCAGCCTGTCGATTGCGAGCGGGCAGGGTGCAGTCGTAGCCGGAATTGAAGCTTTTATGCGAACAGACCCAGACCGTGAGGATATGAGCCAAGCGACGAAGATCGTACTCGGAACAGTCGGCCTCGCGGTCGTGTTGGTGCTGCTTCTCATCGGCGTCGCCGCCTTCGGGTAGCGATGTCCGCGTTCGAGCGCCGACCGCTTACGGGCGAGGTCGAAGCCGCTCACGACGCGTACGCGTCCGACGCCATCGTGCTGGACGTCAGTCGCGACTTCGAGACGCTTCCCCCCGCCGTCGCCGAGGATCTTGGCCTCCTCGCGGACTCGCTCGCCCCGGCGAGCTATCCGCTCGAGTGGCTCCCCGACGACGTTCCCGAGACGCTCGCACACTACGCTAGTTCGGACTTCACCATCGGCTTGCCGAACGACGGAACCGTCGTGTGGACCCGCCAGACCGTCCCCCCGATGGTTCTGGTGAAGTTCCGCGCCCGCGGGACGCCCGAGGCGTTCCTCCAGTTCCTCCTCGCCGAGGCGTTCGTCGAACTCTCCCTCGACGTCCCGGAGAGCTTCCTCCCCTTCTTCGGGGAGCGGTATGCCGCTCTCGACGCGGCCGTCGACTCCGCTTCGGCCGACGTCTTCCAGGTGGCTGCGGCGCTGTACGACGCGTGGGTCGGCCTGCAGACGCGCGAGGTCTTCCGCGAGTGGGACGACGACTATCCCGAACTGTACGACGCGTGGCGTGACGCCGGCGACCGACTGGAGGGACGACTCACCGACCTGCCGGCGGAGGTCGCCCACGGAAAGACCTCCTTCGCGGCCGCGACGGAGTACGCCTGCTCGGCGGTGAAACACGGCCTCGACCTCCCGGCCCCCTTCGCCGCGCTCGACACCCAGGCGTACCTCGACCACGGCCCGGCGTACGCGGTCCGGTGGGCGGAGAAGACGTTCGAGCAGCTGCGCGAAGACGACCGCTGACGGCTGTCTCCCTCTCCTGTCCCGGTTCGGTTCGTCGACGTGTCGACGTGCCGTCGACGCTTCTCCCGCTGTCCGTGCGGTCGAGGCGCTTACGTTACGACTCGTAGCCGACGTTCCCGTCGACGTCGAGGTCGATGACGCCGTCGAACAGCCCGCGGAACCGGTCGAGTGTCTCGTCGTCGTGGACCTCCTTCGAGAGGTGGAACAGCCCGACGGCGTCGTGTGCTTCGAGGAGTTCGAGCAGTTCCTCCGTCGCCGCGTACGCCTGGTCGACGTCGGCGTAGTACGCCATCTCGGTGACGGAGTCGACACTCACGCGGAGTTTGCCATCGTGGGTCTCGAGGAAGGTGCGGACCTGTTCGACGATGCCCGCCAGGTCGTCCGGCGAGCGGACGTAGTGGATGTGTTCGGTCCGGCGCCGCGAGTAGCCGCGTTCGACGGAGATGGAGTCGAGGATGACCGCACGGGATTCGTCGACGTCGTAGTACTCGAGCTTCTGCTCGACCTCTCGCGCCGTGGTTCGCGTGGAGACGACGAGGAAGTGGTCGGTGTCGGTCTTCAGAAAGTCGGTGTCGATGCGGTCCGTCTCGCCGATGCTCGGATGGAGGAGAAGGAGCCCTGTTCCGCCCGGGATGCTCTCGGGCGTGTTCTCGATGGCGAGGGTGTAATCCATACGCGATTCACCGACCGAACGGACTTAAGACTGCGGGATAGCGAGGGGGTGTCAGAACAGGCTGTCGGCTGTCGCCGCCCCGATGACGCTGAAGACCGCCCCGACACTCGTCGCCTTCACCGTGACGTCGAGGACCGCTCCGCTCAGTGTCATCCCCAGAATCTCGACGGCGTTCGGGTCGGCCTGGGCGATGTCGGCGAGGAACGTTCCCGGCGCGTCGAACGCCAGCGCGAGGATGAACACCGAGAGGTACGAGACGAGGATGAGCGAGACGAAGCGGGCGGGAACCCCGGCGATGTCGACTTCGCGGTCGGGGTCGCGGTTGTCGGCCTTGTAGAGGGTCCCGTAGCCGATTCCGAGGACGATGACGAACGTCAACAGCCCCTGGACGGCGGACATGCTCCGCGCCAGTACCCACACCTCTTCGGTGACGACGAACGGCCCCGCGAGGAGGAACCCGCCGACGACCTGCTGAGCCGTGTCCGCGAGCGCGAACCGCCGGTTCTTCCCGACCATACCTCTCTCTCTGAGCGCCCACGGCTAAAGCCGATACGGAACGGGCACCTGTCGGCCAGTCCGAACCCGTTTTCACCACCGCGCGTCTCCTCTCGGTATGAGCGTTCGCGACGAATTCGACGCCTGGGCCGCCGACGGCCGCGACCGCGGAATGGAAGAGCGCCACTGGCACACCGCGAAACACGTCCTCTCGCGCATGCCGGTCGAGTCGGGCGACGCCGTCTTCGACCTCGGTTCCGGAAGCGGGTACGCCGCCCGCGCCCTCTGCGAGGCCGCCGATGCGGGGCGTGCAGTCGGCCTCGACGGCGCACCCGGGATGGTCGAGAACGCCCGAGCGTACACCGACGACGAAGGGGTCGAGTTCCTCGTCGGCGACTTCGACGCCCTTCCGTTCGTCGACGACAGCTTCGACCACTGCTTCTCGATGGAGGCGTTCTACTACGCGCCCGACCCGCTCCACACGCTGGAGGAGGTCGCTCGCGTCCTCCGCCCCGGTGGGACGTTCTACTGCGCCGTCAACTACTACGAGGAGAACGTCCACTCACACGAGTGGCAGGACAACATCTCCATCCCGATGACGCGCTGGTCCGGTCCGGAGTACCGCGAACAGTTCCGGGAGGCCGGCCTCTACGTCGCCGGACAGGACAACGTCCCCGACCGGGAGACGGAGATCCCTCCGGCCAGCGAGTTCCCGACCGAGGGGTTCGAGACGCGTGAGGCGATGGTCGAACGCTACCGGGACCTCGGGACGCTGCTCACCGTGGGCGTCGCCCCCTGACGCACTGTTCTACCCGCGGTCGACGCTCACGAGGTGGGCGTCCTCCGCCTCGAACGCCAGCGTCACCGCGCCCGCCAGCGCGTCCGTCGTCCGCGCCGTCAGTTCCCTCCCGTTCCAATCGAGCCACACCCGCGTCGTCTCGCCGAGGAACTCCGACCGGGTGACCCGCGCTCGTACGCGGTTTCCGTTCGAACCTGCCCCCTCGTCGACGACTTGGAGTCGCTCCGGCCGCACGCCGAACGTGACGTCCGCCCCGACGTTCGGCTCCCGTCCGGACGCCCGGGCCGTCACGCTGAACACCGCCTCGTCGACCGCGACGTCGAGCACCCCGTCGTCACGACCGACGACCTGCCCCTCGAGGAGGTTGTTGTCCCCGACGAACGACGCGACGAACGACGTCTCCGGCCAGTCGTAGATGTCGCGGGGTGTTCCGACCTGTTCGACCCTCCCGTCGTGCATCACGGCCACGCGGTCGGAGACGGCGAGCGCCTCCTCCTGGTCGTGGGTGACGTACAGAGTCGTCACGCCAAGTTCGCGCTGGATCTCCTTCACCTGTCCGCGGAGGCGCTCGCGAAGCCCCGCGTCGAGTGCACTCATCGGTTCGTCGAGGAGTAACACCCGCGGCCCGGGGGCGAGCGCTCGGGCGAGGGCGACGCGCTGCTGTTGGCCGCCCGAGAGCTCCGTCGGCTCTCGGTCCTCGAAGCCCGCGAGGTCGACGAGTGAGAGCAACTCGCTGACGCGCTCCCCGGTCGAAACACCGCCCGGCGGGTCGGAGAACCTGAGCCCGTACGAGACGTTCTCGGCGACGCTCATGTGGGGGAAGAGCGCGTAGTTCTGGAAGACGACGCCGATACCCCGCGCTTCGGGTGGAACTCCCCTCACGTCGCGGCCGTCGAAGGTGATTCGTCCCGCGGTGGGTGACTCGAACCCCGCGACGAGGCGGAGCGTCGTGGTCTTCCCACACCCAGAGGGGCCGACGAGCGTGAAGAACTCGCCGTCGTCGATGGTGAGTGAGACGTCGTTCAACGCCGTCGCGTCGCCGTACCGCTTGGTGACGCCTGAGAGGTCGAGCGTGGTCATGTCGAGCGTGTCCTCGGGTGCCGCCCGGCGGCGGTCGGCGGAGTCACTCGAACAGTCGCCCCGCCCGGTGGTAAACTGTTCTGCTCGTGACTCTCACGGCTGTCACGCCGCCGTGAGTCGTCCCGCTTTCGGCCGCCAGCCCGCCCCTGACCCCTTCGTTTCGACTGGAACGTGTCACTCACAAAATCACGAACGCGGGGTGGATTCGCGCGTCCTCGGTCACCGACACATCCTCGCGTCACAACTCCCACCTCGGCGATGGGACCCGTGCGTCCTCGGTCACCGATATATCCTCGCGTCACAACTCCCACCTCAGCGATGGGACCCGTGCGTCCTCGGTCACCAACACATCCTCGCGTCACAACTCCCATCGCCCTCCAAACCTGTCGATGACCACGAAACTCGCCGCGGTGACGACGAGGAGTATCGACCCCATCGCCGTCGCCGGTCCCAGTCGTCGCCCCAGGTAGCGCTCGACGGCGACGGGCATCGTGTAGCTGCCCGACCCCGACGCGAGGATGACCGTCGAGTCGAACTCGCCGACGCTGATGGCGAACGCGAACGCCGCGCCGGCGACGACACCGGCCCACACGAGCGGCAGTTCGACGTCCCAGAGCGCTCGCGCGCGGGACGCACCGAGACTCCGCGCCGACTCGACGAGCCGCGGGTTGAGCCGAGCGAGAAGCGGCGAGACGTTCCGAGTGACGAACGGGTAGGCGGCGACGGCGTGTGCCGCGACGATGGCGACGGTCCCCGTGACGACGACTTCCCGCCCGAACACGTCGACGCCGAACACCAACCCTCTGAGCAGCCCCAGTCCGACGACGATGCCCGACACGGCGAGCGGCCCCATCGCCAGCGTGTCGACGAGTCGCCCCTTCCAGCCCGCACGGGCGGAGAGCACGCTCACGACGACGCCCATCGGGAGCGCCACAGCGACCGTGGCGACGCCGAAGAGGAGCGAGTTGCGGATGGCCGGTAACGGCTTCACCTGGAACGCCGCACCGGTGGCCTGCCGTTCGAGGAGGAACCGGTAGTGTGTGAGGGTGAACCCCTCCGCGTTCGACACGCTCGCGAGGAGCATGCTCGCGATGGGGCCGACGAACACCACCACGACGACGAGGCCGTACACGAGGACTGAGAGCCGACTCGCGAGCGTCTTCACGCTCGCCGTCTCCGGGACGAGCGACTGCCGAGCAAGGGGGTTGGCCCCCTCGCCCTGACCCGAGGTCTGGCTCTCGTATCTGAGGTACGCGTACGTCAGACCCAGCGAGATGCCCGTCTCGACCGTCGCCAGCGCCGCCGCCTCCGCGTACTCGAGGTCGGAGACCAGCTTGAATATCCACACCTCGACGGTCGCCAGCTGGAAGCCGCCGAGCGCGAGGACGATGGGGAACGAGGCGAAGGTGAAGACGAACGTCAGCGTCGCGCCGACGGCTACCGCCGGAAGCAACTGCGGGACGACGACGTCACGGAACGCCCGCGTAGGCGACGCGCCGAGGCTTCGTGCCGTCTCGACGGTGCGGGCGTCGACGCTCTCCCACGCAGCGGTCACCACGCGCGTCACGAGCGGCGCGTTGTAGAACGCGTGGGCGACGACGACTGCCTCGAGCGTGAACAGCAGTTCGACCGGGCCGAGCCCCACCGCACCGAGCACGCCGTTGAGCGTCCCCCGCCGTCCGAACATCGCGACGAAGCCGATCGCGACCATGATGGAGGGGAGCACGAACGGCAGGATGGTCACCGAGCGGAGCGTCCGGCGTCCGGGGAACTCGAACCGAGCGAGAACCCACGCGCCGGGAAGCCCGAGGGCGACGCTGGCGACGGTCGAGAGGAACGCCTGGTAGGCCGTGAAGCCGATGATGTCCACGAGGTAGAAGTCGGACGTCAGAATCTCGCTCACGGGGCCGACCGTGAGCCTTCCGTCGACGACGACGCTCTCGACGAACACCGTCGCGACGGGGTAGTAGAAGACGACGAGCAGGACGACGCCCGTCACGACCGCTGCCGCGGGGAGGACGAGCCGCCCTATGTCGAGTCGACGGGCCACGCGTTCGACAGTCCGGCCGCCGTCCTCACTTGCTGGCGAACGCCCGGGCCCACGCGTCGGTCCACTCACTGAGCGAACCCTTCAGTTCGTCGTACGTGAAGGTGACGGCCTCGGGTGGCTCGTGGGCGTACTGTGCGAACTCCTCCGGCAGCTCCGCCGTCGTCGTCGCCGGGAACTGGACGTTCCGCACCGCGATTTCGGCCTGGACCTCGGGCGTGAGCACGAAGTCCATGAACTCGTCGACCAGCCCCTCCTTCTCGCTCGCGGCGAAGCGGGCCATGCCCTCGGGGTTCGCGTAGCCCTGGTCGTTCAGGAACCGGATCTGGTGTTCGGACATCGGCTCCCCGGACTGGTTGGCGAACACCTGGTCCGTCGAGTACGACACCACCATCGGCGCTTCCCCGTTCGAGTACGCGTTGTACGAGTCCTCCCAGCTACCCAGGACGCGCACGTCGTTCTCGCGGAGTCGCTGCCAGTAGTCGAGGTAGCCGTCTTCGCCCTTCGCCGCGATAGTGTGTAACAGGAACGCCTTGCCCGTCGCGCTCGACGTGGGGTTCTGGACGAGGAGCTCTCCCGCGTGCTCTGGCTCGAGGAGGCCGTCGAACGTCTCCGGCGCGGTCGTCTCGTTCTCGTTCCACACGAGGCTGATGTAGCCCGTGTCGTACGGGACGGCTCGCCCCTGGGGGTCGAACTCCAGCGACGACTTCACGTCGTCCCGACGCGACAGCGCCCCGTCCGCGACGGGCGCGAAGAGCGGCTCGGAGAGCCGTTCGTCGATGCGGATGAGCATGTTCGTGTCGAGTCCGACGTAGACGTCGGCGTCGATACCCGCGCCGCCGAGTTGGCGTTCGATGAAGTAGTTCAGCTCGTTCTCGGGCGTCTCCCACGTGAGCGTGGCGTCGAACTCCGACTCGTACTGCTCTTTCAGCCACGGTCCGGGCGAGGAACTCGGCGCGTCGACGAACGCGCTGTACGTCGCGACGACCAACTCCGACGGGATCGTCGACCCGACTGCGGTTCCCGTCGTGGTTCCGTCCGCCGCCGTGCCCGTCGACTCCGCGGTCGACCCGCCGCTCGCGTCGGTCCCACCGCCGAGACAGCCAGCGACGAGCGCCGCCGCCCCGCCGGCCCCTGCGGTTCGTATGAACTCACGTCGTCTCATTACTAGGTAATCACACTGAGTAGTACTTAACGACGGCGACACCGGACGGACGGTCAGGACGGGTCGGGTGACACGGATTTAACTCGGTCACGCGTGCAGGAGGGATGTGGCCCTTTCACGACGGTACGTGCTCGGCGGCCTCCTCGTCCTGTTGACGGTCGTCGCCGCCGCGCTCCTCTCGGACGTCATCGGGACGGTGTTCTTCGCCGTCACCATCGCCTACCTGCTGGTCCCGCTGCGTGAGGAACTGGTCGACCGCGGGTTCGACGACCGCGTGGCGACCGTCGTGGTCACCTTCGCCGCGCTCGTCGGCGTGGTCGCCGTCGTCGCGCCGCTCGTCTTTCTCACCGCGAGCCGCCTCACCGAGACGCTCGCGCTGCTGTCGACGCTCCCTTCGACGTACGAGGTCGAGTTCCTCGGGCAGGCGTTCACCATCCAGGTCGCCGACCTCCGCGCGTCGATGGTCGCGGTCGTCCGCAACGTCGGCCGTCAACTCCTCGTCTCGCTCCCCGTGCTCCTCGTGAAGTTCACGCTGTTCGTCTTCCTCGTCTACTCGCTCCTCCAGCAGAGCGAATCGCTCGCCCAGTCGCTTCTGGCCGTCGTCCCGCCGAACTACCGGCGGGTCGCGAAGGCGCTCAACCGTCGCGCGCGCAACACCCTGTTCGGCATCTACGTCCTCCAGGCCGCGACGGCGCTCGGGACGTTCTTCATCGCGATTCCGGTGTTCTTCTTCCTGGGCTACGACTCGGTCCTCACGCTCTCGACCGTCGCGGCCATCCTCCAGTTCATCCCCATCGTCGGGCCGAGCGTCCTCCTCTTGGTCGTGGCGGTCTTCCACGTCGCGGCCGGACAGCTCACGGCGGCGGTCCTCGTCCTCGCCGTCGGCGGGTTCTTCATCGCCTGGCTCCCCGACATCCTCATCCGCCCCCGTCTGTCGCAACGCGCGGCGAACCTCTCGGGTGGCGTCTACTTCATCGGGTTCGTCGGCGGTCTCCTCTCGATGGGCGCGATCGGTATCATCGCTGGCCCGCTCGTCGTCGCGCTCGTCGTCGAGGCAGCGAGCATCCTCTCGGAGGAACTCAACGACATCCCTGTCGACGAGGCGTAACCCGTCGTTCTCACCGAGGCGTGGACTGCTCCGGGTCAGCACCGATTCGACTACCCGGACAGGACCGCTCAGGCCGACTCGAGCGGCGCTCCGCGCGCCTCCCACTCCGCCAGCGACCCCTCGTAGAACATGAGGTCCTCGTAGCCGAGGTGTCGGAGCGCGACGTAGGTGTGGCTGATGCGTCGGGCGGTGTTGCAGTACAGGAGGACGCGGGCGCCGGGCGTCACGCCGTGGTCGGCGAGAATCGACTCCAGCTCCGCGTCGGGCTTCAGTCCGCGCGAGTCGTCGTCGACGAGTTCGCGCCAGTCGAGTTGGATCGCTCCGGGGAGGTGACCCGCCGCCCACTCGTCGGGTTCGCGGGTGTCGATGACGGCGACGTCGTCCGCTGTGAGCGCCGCCTCGACGGTCTCGAAGTCGACGAACGGCGACGTCTCCGACTCCCGCGCGACATACTCGGTCGGCTCGACTTCGGGTGTGCCGCGTTCGACCTCGTGGTCGCGGCTCCAGGCGCTGAAGTCCCCGTTCAGGAGGTGGACGTCGGCGTGGCCGTACGCGAGCGCGGTGACGAGAAACCGCGCCGCGAAGACGCCGTGGGTGTCGTCGTAGGCGACGAGGGTGTCGTCCGGCTCGATTCCCGCGCCTCCCAGGACCTCCTCCCACGTCTCGACGCCGGGGAGCATCCCCTCCGCGGGGTCGGCACCGCGCTCGACGGCGTGTTCTGCGGCCCGAATCGTGTCGAACGGGACGTTCACTGCTCCGGGGATGTGTCCGATGCCGTCGAACTCCCAGCCGTCGCGGACGTCTACGACCCGCACCTCGTCGAGATGGTCCGCCAGCCAGTCGGTGGAGACCACGATATCAGTCATACGCGAGGGTTGACGGTCACGGACCTTAGCAGTCGTGACCGCACCCGACGCCGCCGGCTGTCAGAGATAGCGGAGCTTGTTGCCGAGAAGGCGGGGGAGTGACCACTCCGCACTCTCCCGACGGCGACCCGCGATTCGGGGACGGCAGGACTGTGTGACCCGCTCGCCACACAGACCCCGTCAGATTTGCCTCTTCGGCGGATGAATGGCCGTCTCTGCCGTTGGTGTGGCAGTTATGAGGCTGGCTTTCGTACGTCCCTACGATGTCCGACACCGAATACGCGAACGACGTCCTCGTCTCCGCCGACTGGGTGGAGAACCACCTCGAGGACTTCCAGAGCGACGACCCCGCGTACCGACTCGTCGAAGTCGACGTCGACACCGAGGCGTACGACGAGGCGCACGCACCCGGCGCCATCGGCTTCAACTGGGAGACACAGTTGCAGGACCAGACGACCCGTGACATCCTCTCGAAGGAGGACTTCGCGGACCTCCTCGGCAGCCACGGCATCTCCGACGAGTCGACTGTCGTCCTCTACGGCGACAACTCCAACTGGTTCGCCGCCTACACCTACTGGCAGTTCAAGTACTACGGCCACGACGACGTCCGCCTCCTCGACGGCGGCCGCGACTACTGGCTCGACAACGACTATCCGACGACGGACGAATCCCCCGAGTTCCCGGCGGTCGAGTACACCGCACGCGGCCCGTTCGAGGACATCCGCGCCTACCGCGACGACGTCGAGACGGCCATCGACCGCGGCATCCCGCTGGTCGACGTCCGCTCGCCCGAGGAGTTCTCCGGCGAGATTCTCGCGCCCCCGGGACTGCAGGAGACGGCCCAGCGCGGCGGCCACATCCCCGGCGCGCAGAACATCTCGTGGGCCGCCGTCACGAACGACGACGGGACGTTCAAGTCCTACGACGAACTCCAGGAACTCTACGCCGAGAAGGGAATTACGGGTGACAACTCCGTCGTCGCCTACTGCCGTATCGGCGAGCGCTCCTCCGTCGCGTGGTTCGCGCTCCACGAACTGCTCGGCTACGACTCGGCCGTCAACTACGACGGCTCGTGGACCGAGTGGGGCAACCTCGTCGGCGCGCCCATCGAGAAGGGCGACTGAGCCACGATTTCACGCTCCTCGGCTGCCGTCCCGCGCCGGCTCTCGATTCTGTCGGCACCGTAGCGTTCAATTAATCCTGACTCTCTCTGACACAGACAGCTCTCACAGAGTGTAAGGAATATCATACTTAGCTCCGTTCGTGACGTTCGTTGAGTCGGACATGTACGCGACCAGCATCGTCACCGAACCGGTCCGACGCGCGTCGGCAGACGGGAGCGACCGATGACAGACATCCGGGGTCAGGCGTCGGTTACCCTCGCCGCAGCCCTCGCGCTGAGCATCGTCCTCAGCGCTCTCGTCGCCGGGGCGGTCACACAGACCGGGACGACGACGGATTTCAACCTGAACGAGAACTCGAACGACGGTGTGTTGACGCCGGAACCGACCCCCGAGTCGACACCGGAACCGACACCAGAACCGACACCAGAACCGACGCCCGACCCGGGTGACCAGCGGGCCATCAGCTTCGCTGCCCTCTGTGTCGTCGCTGGCGACGTCGACGAGAGCGACGTCGTCGACATCACGTTCTCGAACCCCAAACCGGGCGAACCGGGTGAGTTCCTGACCGCGTCGTTCAACACGACTGTGCCGGTCGACTACGTGGTCCTCAAGTACGCGACGACCGCCGAGGAGTTCGCGTTCGACCTCGGTGGCGTGACCAGCGGCTCGGCGACTGTCGGTGACGGCGTCGCGGTCGACCGTCCGGCCAACGACCCCTGCCGCGCAGGTGACGCGGGCGTGAAGAAGGAAGTCGACGGCGGCGCGTTCGAGGCGGTCTGACGCCGACGTCGGACCACGGCGCTCGCCGGAACCGCCTCACAGTACCGCCGCCGCGACCTGGGGCGT
This window of the Salinigranum halophilum genome carries:
- a CDS encoding sulfurtransferase — its product is MSDTEYANDVLVSADWVENHLEDFQSDDPAYRLVEVDVDTEAYDEAHAPGAIGFNWETQLQDQTTRDILSKEDFADLLGSHGISDESTVVLYGDNSNWFAAYTYWQFKYYGHDDVRLLDGGRDYWLDNDYPTTDESPEFPAVEYTARGPFEDIRAYRDDVETAIDRGIPLVDVRSPEEFSGEILAPPGLQETAQRGGHIPGAQNISWAAVTNDDGTFKSYDELQELYAEKGITGDNSVVAYCRIGERSSVAWFALHELLGYDSAVNYDGSWTEWGNLVGAPIEKGD
- a CDS encoding sulfurtransferase, with protein sequence MTDIVVSTDWLADHLDEVRVVDVRDGWEFDGIGHIPGAVNVPFDTIRAAEHAVERGADPAEGMLPGVETWEEVLGGAGIEPDDTLVAYDDTHGVFAARFLVTALAYGHADVHLLNGDFSAWSRDHEVERGTPEVEPTEYVARESETSPFVDFETVEAALTADDVAVIDTREPDEWAAGHLPGAIQLDWRELVDDDSRGLKPDAELESILADHGVTPGARVLLYCNTARRISHTYVALRHLGYEDLMFYEGSLAEWEARGAPLESA
- a CDS encoding AI-2E family transporter, encoding MALSRRYVLGGLLVLLTVVAAALLSDVIGTVFFAVTIAYLLVPLREELVDRGFDDRVATVVVTFAALVGVVAVVAPLVFLTASRLTETLALLSTLPSTYEVEFLGQAFTIQVADLRASMVAVVRNVGRQLLVSLPVLLVKFTLFVFLVYSLLQQSESLAQSLLAVVPPNYRRVAKALNRRARNTLFGIYVLQAATALGTFFIAIPVFFFLGYDSVLTLSTVAAILQFIPIVGPSVLLLVVAVFHVAAGQLTAAVLVLAVGGFFIAWLPDILIRPRLSQRAANLSGGVYFIGFVGGLLSMGAIGIIAGPLVVALVVEAASILSEELNDIPVDEA